DNA sequence from the Juglans microcarpa x Juglans regia isolate MS1-56 chromosome 5S, Jm3101_v1.0, whole genome shotgun sequence genome:
aattttttatttttttaataatatattttatttattttcaaaagaaaaagaaaaaatagaaccaCCGCTTAGAGTTAGTCAAATACCAATGCATCTTCATATTTTGGCTatgcataaataaaatcttctatATTGGACCAGCCAAACCACTAAAACTCAACATATGAGCTAGGTAAATTAAACTTTCTAGTAATCTTTAGCTAGACACTATTCACTCaccaaagtaatattttaatcatttccaacaaccactatattatctaattattttaaagtctatattatccatttcaattttgataaataattcgttattttctaccttattctatttcattaataataattaaaatataaagtgtatttacaaaatatttataatttttttaaatattattaaaatatataatataatattattattttaatttaaaaataactagtctaatatgaaatgaatttaactaaccaaaaattaatactatagtaaaaacttaaaattctacCCAAAATTCAGACTCGGGTTAATGCTCTTATTAATGCTCTTAGCAAGCGCAACAGCCCGGTTGGAGGTCGGAGCAAGGAAGCACTGAGCAACATCCAACGACGACACCAGTTTTTGAACGTCTTAAAAATGTACCTTAAAGGCTTAAACATGGAATTGATGTGAAGGAATATCCCGTACCTGCCAGGCCCATCCACTGAGGCCATGGGGATCAGAATCATCGTCAAGATCGAAGCACGTGGCAGATCCACTGGAGTTATAGTAGATGTTAGCTGCACCATACAACTTTGCGAACGTGTCATTTCCAGTCGATGGATCATCAATCGCCTTACACATCTGCACAACCATAAagcacaagagaaaaataataaagagtTCCCTGTTATTTTAATCTATCACGTTTTAaggaattttataaatttaataattaaataaaaaaaaacttatttaaaatgtaATACATGAGTATAATCCAAAAATTATAGTACCTGTTTCACTGGATAGGCTGGCAAGGGGTTCAAGAAATTCGAAGGAGTTGGATAATCGGTCATGGCCGTGTAAGCTAATGCGGTGCGAAGCCAACtctctaaatatataatatcaacctttctataaaagggaaaaagaatatataaaaagaaattaataatgaagataaaaaagaatagaCAGAAGTATTAATGGATTCACATGATCATTACTTGCATATTCTAAATGATTTACGGAGAACGTCGAGACCCCCTTGTTGATTTGCCCTATCTTCAATTTGTTGCCATGAACCTTTGATCACTTTGTAACAGCTCTCACTCTCGCTCTGATCATTAAGATTTCACatggaaagaaaattatattatatatctttattatttataataaattaattgttcattttaattccaggaaattttttatttttgtgattataAACTTCTCTTTGTATAAGTTCGATGTGGcttagggagagagagagagagagagagagagagtgtgtttatatatatatatatataccctgAAGTCATGACTGATGATGTTGTTAAAGCTGTATTGGGATGTAACGTTCAGAAAATGGAGAATGGGCGAAGAAGAGGCCAAGGCTCCAATGGTGATGTGCGGGTACTTCAGTCTAAACCAGGCTGCCAGCACTGCAAAAACCAACGAACCAATTAAATTATCACAAATCCCAAaaccagaaattaaaaaatattgggaCAAAACtacaaaagttttttattttggtggGTAGGGCTGGGGTTAAACGAAAACAAATCACAAGGATAGATGATTGGATTGGCAGTTGGCTTACTTCCTCCGTAGGAACCTCCGAACACGATCACAGGAGACTCAGTTGCTGTCAAATTTCTCTTTAGATCAGTGATCAAAGTGGCATAATCTGCCAGAGCCTGCGTCGAGCTCAGATATCCAAGTGTACTTGCATTTGTATAAGCAATATCTTTGTTGCCCCCAAATGGCATGGATTTCCCATAGAACCTATGCTGCAATTGATCAACAATATGCAAGGCACTCTCacatatatctatctatctatctcaaAGTCAAAGGGCTATTGCTGAATCTGGTTTCTTACCAACAGCATAGACGAGAATGATCAAAGCTTGCATAAATAGCAGCAACCAATTTTGATCGTAAGTAATGAAATGTTTCAATGACTTTTAAGCATATATTCAGTTTAGATCACAATTACCTCTATGAAAACAAGAAGGGCTTTGAAATCGGGTGCCGTTTCGAACATGAAACCTGTGTTTTGAGCGAACCATTCTATATCTCCTTCATTTCCCGTGTAGACGAAAATTGGAGCATTCTTATGAGCACCACCCCAGTAGGAGTCGTTGATCAGATACCTTTGTTGAAAGGTATGATAGCTTTGGGGATTGAAATTGAAGTGGTCAAGTATTTGCGTGAAGTACTTTATTTCGTAAAGCTGGTTTTTGGTTGCAAGCTGAGAGAGCTGCTCCGGCCGAATGAGTGAAGAAGGAAAGGCAGGACCAATTTTGGCAATTGAGACGGAACAAGACAACAGAGTGAAGaaagaaaaccagagaaatgCAAACACAATTGCCATTTTCCCTTGGGTCTTTACGACTTTATCTATGTTGTGCAGAGAAACCAGAGATAGAAATTGAGAGAGTTTTATGAATCCATTCGTAAAGAGGAAGGAGAATGGGTGGACGAAGACATCAAAAGTCTACAGAAACATCAATGGGAGGAGGAAAGAGTCGTGGAGGTTGGGTGTTATTGTGGATAACTTGCTCAGTGGATTTAGGTGGAACTGGGATAGAAAAACGACaaccaaaaataatagaaaaggtAGGCCAGCTCCTGCCTCTCTTAAAGAGGGTATGTTTTCGTATATATACATTTCATTGCTGTACATGATTGGTTTATATACGAAAACTGAGTAAGCCAGTGAGGAAAGTTTCAacgtatttaataataaaatttacgaAAAAACCGAAACTGTTCCTTGAACCAAGCTTTGCACAAAATCTgggtgagatttattatttccGTTGAATCTGAGTTGGCAAATTAATATTTACAGTATCTTCCTTGATAATCTTATCATCTATAAGTTAATAAACGTAATttattatctcttttttttttctaaaataattaattagctcATTTGATCAATGTACATAGCTATAGAGAGCAGAGACAGAAtgtaacatacaatatttttatgcaTTATTTCTAAGTTGGATCTATATTATACTATAGGGCATGTGGTTAGATCCCGATACAGCGCATcataaaagtatatatttattttaacatcgattatatataggaatttttatttacacaaaaaaaaatatgtatatatatataaaataattttatgtataatcGTGAAGtacataaatattatgtaattatttttaaaaaaaataaaatttaatatcaaaaattaatttattttttatataaattttatattttattttatttttttaaaacggtTATACGACGATagatgattataaatatatttttttgaggtAGTAATTTTCTTGGACTTTCAGCCTTGCCACTGTAGCATGCACTTTGACTAGTATACATTCGGTCTAGAGGACAGGACAGGACCTCGATATGtgcattaattgttttgaaCGGGAAAGCAGCTGCCTGCATGCCTTTACTTTTTTTGTCTCTCTCTGTAGACGCATATGTCCCCATGTTCTTCCACGCTTCACTCTGTCCTGCGTTCCCTTGGTTGCGACCTTCAAACTGATCAAAATTTTGTGGTAGTCTCTGTTCGGTGCAGTACACAGCTTTGGTCCCTCGTTTTGTGCTTTCTCTGAAGAAAAAGGTTTTGACCGCCCAAATGTATCgtttagtgaattttttttatttatatagtgattaaagaaataattttaaatatattaatatatatatatatttaaaaatatttaaatctattatatgaatagaaaattaaaaattaaaaattaaaaaacaataagcGGTAAAGTAGAGCGGATTACTCTAGGCGACAGTCGGCAAAGTAGCCCGACTCTTCTCGAAATTATTATTTGGCCATTTCTTTTGCGTACAAAATgttattattacaaaaataaatttataaatagacgtgatttaatatagtgcgtaaattataaattatttttattacaaaataaatttaatatatcacataaaaatcatattagtttgtaaatttatttataaaatctctttacttTAGCACTTAAGCACTCATcctttatacaatatttttctttaaaatataaagaaatgatcTAAAAAATACCCTCCATtagatcttatattttaaagatatttatagTAAACCTCTAAATGTAGATAACACTATTCATCattgtaaacatttttaattaatttctcttctCTCCTCTTGCTAAGTTTCTCATTTCTAACTCTCTTTATTCACATTATATAATCATTGAGAAtgaatattcttataatatattttgagaatattttcattctataatctttttttttattttttgaattaatttatattttaatttagcttataaatttggattaatttaaaatgggacataattatatgaaattgtaTATGaggagatattgtaaatatcaaaagatatgaagATATCATtagtagttagagaaaatatttgaaatgaataaaaaagattgaaaagtatagtatttaaatgatacgaaaaaaaaatagataagctaatgtatgacatattgtaaagttagggtgtgtgtggatgttaaagtgaattgagttgagttgaattgagttgtgatgataaaatattgttataatattattttttaatattattattattttaaaatttgaaaaaattgaattgtttattatattttgtattggaatttgaaaaaattataatgattagttgatgtgagtttggtaaccaaacgtacctttaatatgtaaaatagaaaaagtgaattttaatgatatattttaaaaaataagatgagaaatccATTGGAAGTACTCTAAAATGAAAGTTATACTTGGACGATACTTGTGGAAAACCACGTGGAATAAatacaatcaaataaatactctagaattaatgtttgttttgaatGCCCAGTATTCCATCTCATAAGACTCTTTTGATGTATATTCTCCACTAACTTGCTGATAGTTGGTCGGTAGAGAAAGAACATAATTTTGTGTTCACTTCTGTTTGAGGTGATATATCTAAAAGTAATTAGTTATACTGGAATTAAGATGACAAAATGAGGTAAACATCGTTGCATTATTCGTATGAGTCTTGTTGTGTTTAAAATATTACgctcttttttatttgtgaatATTTATTTTCGGTTACATTTattgaacaatattttatcatttttattaaaataaattaggcgagattaaggaaaaataaaaggaaagttaTCGATATATCTTTGTGAATGTTCACCGGACGAAGCTTTCGAAGAGTCagttaaaggaaaatgattaaaataattacaatgtaaaaaaaaaaaaaatgtggaattGGATATTCTGAGTTAAAACTTTAAGACTAGaacaataaatttattaaatatttaatattgaataAAGATTCTATGCTGATAATTATAAATacgattatatatttatttttctcctattttaaacactgatttttttttattgaaaatctaaTGTGATGGGGTCGGGTCTAGATCGAATACAAttttgttgatgtcgtgttttgctGCTTGAGCAACACCATGGGGACCCGATTCGCTCACTTACAACTATGACGAAATGAGAGCTTCGGACTGGTGGGGGCACACTgttgatgccaaagtcagtatgAGATTTCCTTATATGGATTGTGAAAAAATGAAGTATATAAATCTCCAAACGCCTCCCCTTGCTAAGGGAAGGGGTATACATACTTGGTCAGGGCGATCCTTAGGAAGGAGATGGTGGGTGTGTCGCTCCGTatttgagccgtgtgtccctgccacCTTCATGTAGTGCAACAGACCTGCCAGGCTCGATTGTGGTGGTGTGCCTAGCCTCGGGAAACTTTAAATGCAGCATGGCTCCTTGTCGTGGCGTGCCCATTTCCGTCCTTCATTAAATGCGATATGACCCCCAGTCAGATGCATCCACTCCTTAGGTTTGTCCACACCAGGATTCAGGGATAGGGACTATCCTTGGATGTTGGCCAGTTGTAGTATTAGACAATTCTTCCTTCCATCCTTTGGCCGGCGCATGTCGCCCGATCATTTCTCCTCTTGGATCGACTTGACTCGGCCCATCACTTATCCTCGGGCTCTGTGGGCCGAGCTTGCTCCTCGCTTTAGCTAAAAGCAATTCTATCAGCAATATCGGCTGGTGTTATTTACTGAAGCTGATATAATCATCAGAATTAATTCGAGAAGTGTATGCAAAGGAAGACAGTCATGCAAGTTCAAGCTCGTTTATGGTAAATCGAGACCTGCCAGGCTCGATTGTGGTGGCGTGCCTAGCTTCGGGAAACATTAAATGCAGCATGGCTCCTTGTCGTGGCGTGCCCATTTCCGTCCTTCATTAAATACGGCATGACCCCTAGTCAGATGCATCCACTCCTTAGGTCTGTCCACACCAAGGTTCAGGGATAGGGACTATCCTTGGATGTTGGCCAGTTGTAGTATTAGACAATTCTTCCTTCCATCCTTTGGCCGGCGCGTGTCGCCCGATCATTTCTCCTCTTGGGTCAATTTGACTCGGCCCATCACTTATCCTCGGGCTCTGTGGGCCGAGCTTGCTCCTCGCTTTAGCTAAAAG
Encoded proteins:
- the LOC121267584 gene encoding lysosomal Pro-X carboxypeptidase-like isoform X2; the protein is MAIVFAFLWFSFFTLLSCSVSIAKIGPAFPSSLIRPEQLSQLATKNQLYEIKYFTQILDHFNFNPQSYHTFQQRYLINDSYWGGAHKNAPIFVYTGNEGDIEWFAQNTGFMFETAPDFKALLVFIEHRFYGKSMPFGGNKDIAYTNASTLGYLSSTQALADYATLITDLKRNLTATESPVIVFGGSYGGMLAAWFRLKYPHITIGALASSSPILHFLNVTSQYSFNNIISHDFRSESESCYKVIKGSWQQIEDRANQQGGLDVLRKSFRICKKVDIIYLESWLRTALAYTAMTDYPTPSNFLNPLPAYPVKQMCKAIDDPSTGNDTFAKLYGAANIYYNSSGSATCFDLDDDSDPHGLSGWAWQACTEMIMPTGGNTEESIFPASEWDYEIRASYCKNMFEIEPRPNWITTEFGGKDIYRALKRFGSNIIFFNGLRDPWSGGGVLKNISTSSDLTSDHVGFSTHACVLMT
- the LOC121267584 gene encoding lysosomal Pro-X carboxypeptidase-like isoform X3, which encodes MAIVFAFLWFSFFTLLSCSVSIAKIGPAFPSSLIRPEQLSQLATKNQLYEIKYFTQILDHFNFNPQSYHTFQQRYLINDSYWGGAHKNAPIFVYTGNEGDIEWFAQNTGFMFETAPDFKALLVFIEHRFYGKSMPFGGNKDIAYTNASTLGYLSSTQALADYATLITDLKRNLTATESPVIVFGGSYGGMLAAWFRLKYPHITIGALASSSPILHFLNVTSQYSFNNIISHDFRSESESCYKVIKGSWQQIEDRANQQGGLDVLRKSFRICKKVDIIYLESWLRTALAYTAMTDYPTPSNFLNPLPAYPVKQMCKAIDDPSTGNDTFAKLYGAANIYYNSSGSATCFDLDDDSDPHGLSGWAWQACTEMIMPTGGNTEESIFPASEWDYEIRASYCKNMFEIEPRPNWITTEFGGKGFEKVWEQHYLLQWLKGSLERWRGVEEYIQKHSCYCCK
- the LOC121267584 gene encoding lysosomal Pro-X carboxypeptidase-like isoform X4, with the protein product MAIVFAFLWFSFFTLLSCSVSIAKIGPAFPSSLIRPEQLSQLATKNQLYEIKYFTQILDHFNFNPQSYHTFQQRYLINDSYWGGAHKNAPIFVYTGNEGDIEWFAQNTGFMFETAPDFKALLVFIEHRFYGKSMPFGGNKDIAYTNASTLGYLSSTQALADYATLITDLKRNLTATESPVIVFGGSYGGMLAAWFRLKYPHITIGALASSSPILHFLNVTSQYSFNNIISHDFRSESESCYKVIKGSWQQIEDRANQQGGLDVLRKSFRICKKVDIIYLESWLRTALAYTAMTDYPTPSNFLNPLPAYPVKQMCKAIDDPSTGNDTFAKLYGAANIYYNSSGSATCFDLDDDSDPHGLSGWAWQACTEMIMPTGGNTEESIFPASEWDYEIRASYCKNMFEIEPRPNWITTEFGGKGFEKVWEQHYLLQWLKGSLERWRGVEEYIH
- the LOC121267584 gene encoding lysosomal Pro-X carboxypeptidase-like isoform X1 — protein: MAIVFAFLWFSFFTLLSCSVSIAKIGPAFPSSLIRPEQLSQLATKNQLYEIKYFTQILDHFNFNPQSYHTFQQRYLINDSYWGGAHKNAPIFVYTGNEGDIEWFAQNTGFMFETAPDFKALLVFIEHRFYGKSMPFGGNKDIAYTNASTLGYLSSTQALADYATLITDLKRNLTATESPVIVFGGSYGGMLAAWFRLKYPHITIGALASSSPILHFLNVTSQYSFNNIISHDFRSESESCYKVIKGSWQQIEDRANQQGGLDVLRKSFRICKKVDIIYLESWLRTALAYTAMTDYPTPSNFLNPLPAYPVKQMCKAIDDPSTGNDTFAKLYGAANIYYNSSGSATCFDLDDDSDPHGLSGWAWQACTEMIMPTGGNTEESIFPASEWDYEIRASYCKNMFEIEPRPNWITTEFGGKDIYRALKRFGSNIIFFNGLRDPWSGGGVLKNISKSIVAIVANEGAHHVDLRFSSKEDPEWLKDVRKQEVNIIKTWISQYYSDSEYFPS